The following coding sequences are from one Cervus canadensis isolate Bull #8, Minnesota chromosome 4, ASM1932006v1, whole genome shotgun sequence window:
- the ZNRF4 gene encoding E3 ubiquitin-protein ligase ZNRF4, translated as MSQRLGASRTLGAPGLSVICQEGRLGRSSPPGTSLQGQNASLAAPRSRFRVGPPGSPLLCSTASEPPFQVHLHSLPGHGSPGRPWRCPEASRWRSPAGPSSTPQPEKDGPAMGRQQPAVALGAVRISLILLGLLAPSQAVVRVVLDGNSSTVDFEDLPALFGAPLAPGGMRGYLMEAKPANACHPIQGPLPGNGSLGAIVLIRRYDCTFDLKVLHAQRAGFEAAIVHNVRSDDLVRMAHVYEDLRQQIAIPSVFVGEAASQDLRVIMRCEKSARVVLLPDYPPRPDLDCHPVLAVSWVLGRALALLTSAVFVLRRLWHWLWSWRASGQAVKAQATQRAQVRTFTRCNDLCAICLDEYEEGDRLKVLPCSHTYHCKCINPWFSQAVRRSCPMCKQSVAGTEDGSDSTVDSYGDEEDPSLSGRQTPTWAVQARLRSRRLALLTRATSRRRCSASSVGEAEASAPLEGPPEPH; from the coding sequence ATGTCACAGAGGCTGGGGGCATCTAGAACCCTGGGGGCTCCTGGTCTCAGCGTCATCTGCCAGGAAGGCCGCCTGGGTAGGTCATCTCCTCCTGGGACCAGCCTTCAAGGACAGAATGCGAGCCTGGCTGCCCCCAGGAGCCGTTTCCGTGTAGGACCACCAGGGTCCCCACTGCTCTGCTCAACTGCCTCTGAGCCGCCCTTTCAAGTTCACCTCCATTCCCTCCCTGGCCACGGGTCCCCTGGGAGGCCCTGGAGATGCCCGGAGGCCTCCCGTTGGCGGTCCCCAGCGGGACCTAGCTCCACGCCGCAGCCGGAGAAGGACGGGCCAGCCATGGGGCGGCAGCAGCCAGCTGTGGCCCTGGGGGCAGTCAGGATCTCGCTGATCCTGCTGGGGTTGCTCGCTCCCTCACAGGCGGTGGTGCGGGTCGTGCTGGATGGCAACTCAAGCACGGTGGACTTTGAGGATCTGCCAGCCCTGTTCGGGGCGCCCCTGGCCCCCGGGGGCATGCGAGGCTACCTGATGGAGGCCAAGCCAGCCAACGCATGCCATCCCATTCAGGGCCCGCTGCCGGGCAACGGCTCCCTGGGCGCCATCGTGCTGATCCGCCGATACGACTGCACGTTTGACCTCAAGGTGCTGCACGCCCAGCGGGCCGGCTTCGAGGCGGCTATTGTGCACAACGTGCGCTCCGACGACCTGGTGCGCATGGCCCACGTGTATGAGGACCTGCGGCAGCAGATCGCCATCCCCTCGGTGTTCGTGGGCGAGGCTGCTTCCCAGGACCTGCGGGTCATCATGCGCTGTGAGAAGTCAGCCCGAGTCGTCCTGCTGCCCGACTACCCGCCCCGCCCGGACCTGGACTGCCACCCGGTGCTGGCCGTCTCCTGGGTGCTTGGCCGTGCCCTGGCCCTGCTCACCAGCGCTGTCTTTGTCCTGCGGCGCCTGTGGCATTGGCTCTGGAGCTGGCGGGCCAGCGGGCAGGCGGTCAAGGCACAGGCCACGCAGAGGGCCCAGGTGCGCACCTTCACCAGGTGTAACGACCTCTGCGCCATCTGCCTGGATGAATACGAGGAAGGCGACCGCCTCAAGGTCCTGCCCTGCTCCCATACCTACCACTGCAAGTGCATCAACCCCTGGTTCTCCCAGGCTGTCCGGCGCTCCTGTCCCATGTGCAAGCAGTCAGTGGCCGGCACGGAGGACGGCTCTGACTCCACCGTCGACAGCTACGGGGACGAGGAAGACCCCTCGCTGTCCGGCCGCCAGACCCCGACCTGGGCTGTCCAGGCCCGGCTGCGCTCCCGGAGGCTGGCTCTGCTGACCCGAGCCACCTCCCGGCGCCGCTGTAGTGCCTCCTCCGTGGGGGAGGCAGAGGCCAGTGCGCCCTTGGAGGGGCCCCCAGAACCCCACTGA